A window of Pirellula sp. SH-Sr6A contains these coding sequences:
- a CDS encoding vWA domain-containing protein, whose protein sequence is MNWINTLTWPWWLLMAAIPPAVLSLYFLKLRRRPIEVPSTLLWRRALEDLHVNSIWQRLRNNILLWLQLLFLLLAILACLRPGWQGTDAIGDRRIYIIDQSASMQTVEEGSSRLEKAKEQVRNLISQTGSDDVGMVIAFSDRADVRQGFTKDKSKLLAAVQSIEPTQRTTDISEALRAAAGLANPGRSSFDEVGDVQVADAIPAKVFVMSDGAFSGLEEADLGQLQVEYVPIGEAGTPNVAIVTFAVQRNDEKQNAMEAFARITNFGDEAVRCTASLELNGELADANEISIEPGKETALLFDLQQLDQGDLKLTLDYEDPLMIDNVAYAAIRPSRRISVLVLTPGNSALEAALQTERCQRIATVQVEPVDFLAKLETSEAELAASYDLILFDQCAPKKMPNANTLFLGMQPPASTDAAAPGWGVGPDDGPLFILDVNRQNPITQYLEMASVTIFEGHTVTPPEGGTVLMTSNNGPVFAVAPRGPFQDAVMGFSLVESSERGLEINTDWGRKRSFPVFVYSVIEHLGGGITEATAPTVLPGQAIGLTLSNRFDAYRVESPKGTSYPLERNSESRLTFTRTDELGSYRVYAGDEKEPMETFCVNLFSPQESKLEVTEGIEIGGNKIAATESVIQARQEIWRWLLVVGLVLLMTEWLVFNRRIFA, encoded by the coding sequence ATGAACTGGATCAACACGCTCACTTGGCCATGGTGGTTGTTAATGGCCGCTATACCACCAGCGGTCCTTAGCCTGTACTTCTTAAAGCTCCGCCGCCGCCCCATCGAGGTCCCGAGCACTTTGTTGTGGAGGAGGGCTCTTGAGGACCTACATGTTAATAGTATATGGCAGAGACTTCGGAACAACATTTTGTTATGGCTGCAACTGTTGTTCTTGCTGTTGGCGATTCTCGCTTGTTTACGCCCAGGATGGCAGGGGACCGACGCGATAGGGGACCGTCGCATCTATATTATCGATCAATCGGCCAGTATGCAGACGGTCGAAGAGGGATCCAGTCGCCTGGAAAAGGCGAAAGAACAAGTGCGGAATTTAATCTCTCAGACAGGCAGCGATGATGTTGGGATGGTGATTGCTTTCTCGGATCGTGCGGATGTTCGTCAAGGTTTTACTAAAGACAAAAGCAAACTGCTCGCCGCGGTCCAATCGATCGAACCGACGCAAAGGACGACCGATATCAGCGAAGCGCTGCGAGCTGCGGCAGGACTCGCGAACCCCGGCAGATCGAGTTTCGATGAAGTCGGGGATGTTCAAGTTGCCGATGCAATCCCTGCGAAGGTTTTCGTGATGAGCGATGGCGCATTTAGCGGATTGGAAGAAGCCGATTTGGGGCAACTCCAGGTGGAATACGTTCCTATCGGTGAGGCGGGGACACCCAATGTCGCCATTGTTACATTCGCTGTGCAACGCAACGACGAGAAGCAAAACGCCATGGAAGCCTTTGCTCGAATCACCAACTTTGGGGACGAAGCGGTCCGGTGCACCGCCTCTCTCGAACTCAATGGAGAATTAGCGGATGCAAACGAAATCTCAATCGAACCGGGCAAAGAAACTGCCTTGCTGTTCGATTTGCAGCAATTGGACCAAGGTGACTTGAAGCTCACGCTCGACTACGAAGATCCACTAATGATTGACAATGTGGCCTACGCCGCCATCCGACCGAGCCGCCGTATCTCGGTGCTCGTTCTGACTCCAGGGAATTCGGCGTTGGAAGCGGCCCTCCAGACGGAGCGGTGTCAGCGCATCGCGACCGTTCAAGTGGAACCGGTAGACTTCCTTGCGAAACTGGAGACCAGCGAAGCCGAATTGGCGGCATCCTACGATTTGATTCTGTTCGACCAATGCGCACCGAAGAAGATGCCGAATGCCAATACTCTGTTTCTCGGGATGCAGCCTCCCGCGTCTACGGATGCCGCGGCGCCCGGATGGGGAGTGGGACCTGATGATGGGCCCCTTTTTATATTGGATGTCAATCGGCAGAATCCGATCACGCAGTATTTAGAAATGGCATCGGTGACGATATTTGAAGGTCATACTGTGACGCCACCGGAGGGAGGGACTGTTCTGATGACCAGCAATAACGGACCTGTTTTTGCTGTCGCCCCCCGAGGACCTTTCCAAGATGCCGTGATGGGGTTCTCGCTGGTGGAGAGTTCGGAACGGGGCTTGGAAATCAACACCGACTGGGGGCGAAAGCGAAGCTTTCCTGTGTTTGTGTACTCCGTCATCGAGCACTTGGGTGGCGGCATTACGGAGGCGACAGCGCCGACGGTGCTACCGGGGCAAGCGATCGGGTTAACTCTTTCAAATCGCTTCGATGCGTATCGAGTCGAATCACCCAAGGGTACGAGTTATCCATTAGAACGCAATTCGGAGTCTCGATTAACATTCACTCGCACCGACGAACTCGGTTCCTACCGCGTTTATGCGGGGGATGAAAAGGAGCCGATGGAGACCTTTTGCGTAAACTTGTTCTCACCCCAAGAGAGCAAGTTGGAAGTGACGGAGGGGATTGAAATTGGGGGCAACAAAATTGCGGCGACCGAGTCCGTCATCCAAGCTCGCCAAGAGATTTGGCGTTGGCTCTTGGTCGTGGGGTTGGTCTTGCTCATGACGGAGTGGTTGGTCTTCAACCGACGCATCTTCGCCTAG
- a CDS encoding FtsX-like permease family protein: protein MSFWRMTLREIQHRAVRTGLTVLSVALGTAAVISVALTSSTVRMAQSSMFAALVGKTDFIITAEGGASFDADLLPSVAQVSGVRVAVPTVQRSTLLYVGDKRAKTQILGVDSEVDQLVRDYEVVVGEMPSSGSALALDERFAKSMGMELGSEVKLLTRSGLQAWKVAALLRHQGASSLSQGGVLYGPLRTVQSQFRIRQKLDRIEVLRDQEGDRDRVRESIAEILPVGIGVKAPAQDNQMADQTIRAAELGLTLATAFALMIAVFTIFNTFQMVVGERRRQLGILRAIGATRKQIEGFVMREALMLGAIGTVVGSLVGVVGAFFLVRATSQVLQTGMPDPQVHWWPFALAVVFGLGISWAGAFLPARRAGMLSPAEAMQVVIASEMRGSSWRWPALGGLLVALGGGLHLGCFLELLSMKWTIAASVSILVGIVFLLPLIVEPTSRCVQRLIRPLLGVESGLAHRQLLRHRSRTAMTASVLFIAISTGIGLGLTIMDNIRDVDVWCSRALVGDFFVRATMPDMSTGRSADLSDAVGEELRAMEGVEKVTPLRFVSARSGENSVIVVIRKYQEADAVYFDVVDGKTEEIGAGLANGEVAIGSVLSERLKIHRGDVLPMETLSGVREYRIAGVVNDYIAGGLTVYMDRGAAEVAFQVEGQDAYIVDAMPDRASEVESRVQALCEAEGLLFQSNADLVEMIRSMSRGVNAGLWGLLALGSAIASFGLVNTLSMNIIEQTREIGLLRVVAMTRAQVRRMIVSQALLLGIVGFVPGALMGGVIAYLINLSTYTATGHDVELVLRPWFFLSSIALAMIMAVAASLIPAERAARIHLKTALGYE, encoded by the coding sequence ATGTCGTTTTGGCGTATGACGCTTCGTGAGATCCAGCATCGGGCGGTTCGTACCGGTCTGACCGTACTCAGTGTTGCGTTAGGGACGGCCGCCGTGATTTCCGTCGCTTTGACATCCTCCACCGTTCGCATGGCGCAATCGTCGATGTTCGCGGCATTGGTAGGTAAGACGGATTTTATCATCACCGCGGAGGGGGGAGCGAGTTTCGATGCGGACCTTCTTCCATCGGTCGCCCAAGTATCTGGGGTTCGGGTCGCGGTTCCTACGGTGCAGCGTTCCACGTTGTTATACGTAGGGGACAAGCGAGCTAAAACGCAGATCTTGGGGGTCGATTCCGAAGTCGATCAGTTGGTCCGAGACTACGAAGTGGTCGTTGGAGAGATGCCATCCAGTGGTTCCGCGTTGGCGTTGGATGAGCGATTCGCCAAGTCGATGGGGATGGAGTTGGGTTCGGAGGTCAAGTTGCTTACTCGATCGGGCTTGCAAGCTTGGAAGGTGGCAGCGTTACTGCGGCATCAAGGAGCGAGCAGTCTATCTCAAGGGGGTGTTCTTTATGGTCCTTTGCGCACAGTGCAATCGCAGTTTCGGATCCGACAGAAGCTCGATCGCATCGAAGTGTTGAGGGACCAAGAGGGTGATCGCGATCGAGTTCGTGAATCGATTGCGGAGATTCTCCCTGTAGGAATCGGGGTCAAAGCTCCGGCACAAGACAATCAGATGGCGGATCAGACCATTCGTGCGGCGGAACTGGGGCTGACATTAGCGACCGCATTCGCACTGATGATTGCTGTGTTCACGATTTTTAATACGTTTCAAATGGTCGTCGGAGAGCGTCGTCGGCAACTCGGCATTCTGCGAGCGATCGGAGCGACGAGGAAGCAAATCGAAGGCTTCGTGATGCGCGAGGCATTGATGCTGGGGGCGATCGGTACGGTGGTAGGTTCGTTGGTCGGTGTTGTCGGAGCTTTTTTCCTCGTACGAGCGACTTCCCAGGTGTTGCAGACCGGCATGCCAGATCCGCAGGTGCATTGGTGGCCATTCGCTCTCGCCGTTGTATTTGGTTTGGGTATTTCCTGGGCGGGCGCTTTTCTTCCGGCGCGGCGGGCGGGAATGCTATCCCCGGCTGAAGCCATGCAAGTGGTGATCGCATCGGAGATGCGGGGGTCGAGTTGGCGATGGCCTGCCCTTGGGGGACTGTTGGTCGCTTTGGGCGGGGGGTTGCACCTGGGCTGTTTTCTCGAGTTGCTTTCGATGAAATGGACGATCGCAGCGTCGGTATCGATTTTGGTGGGCATCGTATTTTTATTGCCATTGATCGTGGAGCCAACTTCTCGATGCGTGCAACGGTTGATCCGGCCATTGCTAGGGGTGGAGTCGGGGCTCGCCCATCGTCAGCTGTTGAGGCACCGCAGTCGGACCGCGATGACCGCGAGTGTGCTGTTCATCGCAATCAGCACCGGAATCGGACTGGGGTTGACCATCATGGACAACATTCGGGATGTCGATGTCTGGTGTTCTCGGGCGCTCGTGGGGGACTTCTTTGTGCGAGCGACCATGCCGGATATGTCGACGGGGCGGTCCGCAGATCTGTCGGATGCGGTGGGTGAAGAGCTCCGAGCGATGGAGGGCGTGGAGAAAGTCACGCCCCTTCGTTTCGTTAGCGCCAGGTCGGGTGAGAATTCGGTGATTGTCGTGATTCGAAAGTATCAGGAGGCCGACGCGGTCTATTTCGATGTTGTCGATGGAAAGACCGAAGAGATCGGTGCTGGGCTAGCGAACGGAGAAGTGGCGATTGGAAGCGTTCTCAGCGAGCGATTAAAGATTCATCGCGGCGATGTTCTGCCGATGGAAACCCTTTCTGGCGTTCGGGAGTATCGCATTGCGGGTGTGGTGAACGATTACATCGCGGGTGGGCTCACGGTTTATATGGACCGAGGTGCTGCCGAAGTTGCGTTTCAAGTCGAGGGGCAGGATGCCTACATCGTCGATGCCATGCCTGATCGCGCGAGCGAGGTGGAGTCGCGTGTTCAAGCCTTGTGCGAGGCGGAGGGGCTTTTGTTTCAGTCCAATGCGGACTTGGTGGAGATGATTCGTTCGATGTCGCGAGGGGTGAATGCGGGGCTTTGGGGATTGTTGGCATTGGGCTCGGCGATCGCATCGTTCGGGCTTGTGAACACCCTTTCCATGAACATCATCGAGCAAACGCGGGAGATTGGGTTGTTGCGAGTCGTTGCGATGACGCGGGCCCAGGTTCGTCGGATGATTGTCTCGCAGGCGTTGCTTCTCGGGATTGTTGGTTTCGTTCCTGGAGCCTTGATGGGCGGAGTCATTGCCTATCTGATCAATCTTTCCACCTACACGGCGACGGGCCACGATGTGGAGTTGGTGTTGCGACCTTGGTTCTTCCTGTCGAGTATTGCGTTAGCCATGATCATGGCGGTAGCAGCGTCCTTGATCCCGGCGGAGCGAGCAGCCAGAATCCACCTGAAGACTGCATTGGGCTACGAATAA
- a CDS encoding flotillin family protein, producing the protein MYAALVIVVCALVFLFALGIVASRFYVKVGPDEAIVKTGMGGMVVVIDGGRLIWPVVHRYEKMDLTLKSFEISREGSEGLICKDNIRADIKTVFFIRVDKTQDEIKEVAQSIGCKRASQLETLRELFDAKFSEALKTVGKQFEFVELYDKRDKFKGEILKVIGTDLNGYRLDDCAIDYLEQTRLELLNPNNILDAEGIKKITELTSAEKIKENHFTREREKTLKKQDVEAQEAILELERQRIEATERQTREVAEIHARETASAAKVQEENRLESEKARIAADEEIGVATQNKDRQILVAQRNKERTDGVELERIQRDRNLEAIERERVVGLASVEKEKALELERRNIQEVIRERVMVERSVVEEQQRMKDTEAFATAERTKKVEITAAEMAAEQSLVKQIKAAEAELKASESRTAQMRLVAQAERDQAEKKAEAVRLLAEASRTEYSAEGMAEAEVMQAKANALQEQGLAEARVLKEKFSAEALGITEKANAMKELDSVGKQHEEFKLRLEKDKQIEIAAIQAQQSISSSQAAVLGEALKAAKIDIVGGDGEFFQQITAAVQAGKSIDRFVQNSSVANDIKNTFFSGNPEQFKNALGNLLDQLHLDSTSIRDLSVAALIGKLMAGDLVGATPSDTALGTMSNLLSMATQLQLGNKPVKEVLAK; encoded by the coding sequence ATGTATGCAGCTCTTGTTATTGTTGTCTGTGCTCTTGTCTTCCTCTTCGCTCTTGGGATCGTTGCGAGCCGATTCTATGTGAAGGTAGGTCCCGATGAAGCTATTGTGAAGACCGGAATGGGAGGGATGGTGGTCGTCATCGATGGAGGCCGTTTGATTTGGCCCGTCGTCCACCGCTACGAGAAGATGGATCTCACCCTCAAGAGCTTTGAAATCTCTCGCGAGGGATCCGAGGGCCTCATATGCAAAGACAATATCCGAGCGGATATCAAAACCGTATTTTTTATCCGCGTCGACAAGACGCAGGATGAAATCAAAGAAGTGGCTCAGTCCATCGGATGCAAGCGAGCATCGCAATTGGAGACATTGCGAGAATTGTTTGACGCTAAATTCTCCGAAGCACTCAAGACCGTCGGGAAGCAATTTGAATTTGTCGAACTCTATGACAAGCGGGACAAGTTCAAAGGAGAAATCCTCAAAGTCATCGGCACAGACTTAAACGGGTATCGACTCGACGACTGCGCGATTGACTATCTCGAGCAGACCCGACTCGAACTCCTCAATCCCAATAACATCCTCGATGCCGAGGGGATTAAGAAGATCACCGAACTGACCTCGGCGGAGAAGATCAAAGAGAACCACTTCACACGAGAACGAGAAAAGACCCTCAAGAAGCAGGACGTCGAAGCTCAAGAAGCGATCTTGGAATTGGAACGCCAACGCATCGAAGCGACAGAACGACAAACCCGCGAAGTTGCCGAAATACATGCTCGCGAGACCGCTAGCGCTGCGAAAGTCCAAGAGGAGAATCGACTCGAATCGGAAAAGGCTCGCATCGCTGCAGATGAAGAAATTGGGGTCGCGACCCAGAACAAAGATCGACAGATTCTGGTCGCACAACGTAACAAAGAACGAACCGACGGAGTCGAACTGGAACGGATTCAGCGAGACCGAAACCTGGAAGCGATCGAACGCGAACGGGTTGTGGGGCTTGCCAGCGTAGAAAAAGAAAAGGCGCTGGAACTGGAACGTCGCAACATCCAAGAGGTGATCCGCGAACGAGTCATGGTCGAGCGCTCTGTCGTCGAAGAACAGCAAAGAATGAAAGATACCGAAGCCTTCGCGACGGCAGAACGTACCAAGAAGGTCGAAATCACCGCGGCAGAAATGGCCGCCGAACAATCGCTCGTTAAGCAAATTAAAGCCGCCGAAGCGGAACTCAAAGCATCCGAGAGCAGGACCGCGCAGATGCGCCTCGTCGCACAAGCCGAACGGGATCAAGCGGAGAAGAAAGCCGAAGCAGTCCGACTCTTGGCGGAAGCATCCCGCACCGAATACTCTGCTGAAGGTATGGCTGAGGCAGAGGTCATGCAGGCTAAGGCAAACGCGTTGCAGGAACAAGGACTGGCCGAAGCCCGTGTGCTTAAAGAAAAGTTCTCCGCAGAAGCTCTCGGTATCACCGAGAAGGCCAATGCGATGAAAGAACTCGACTCCGTCGGCAAACAACACGAAGAGTTCAAGCTTCGACTGGAAAAGGACAAGCAGATCGAAATCGCTGCGATCCAAGCCCAGCAATCCATTTCCTCGAGCCAAGCGGCTGTGCTCGGCGAAGCGTTGAAGGCGGCCAAGATCGATATCGTGGGTGGAGACGGGGAGTTCTTCCAACAAATCACCGCTGCCGTCCAGGCAGGGAAGTCGATCGACCGCTTTGTTCAGAACTCCAGCGTCGCTAACGATATCAAAAACACGTTCTTCTCGGGAAACCCTGAACAGTTTAAAAACGCACTTGGAAATCTCCTGGATCAACTCCACCTGGATTCCACCAGCATTCGCGATCTCAGCGTAGCCGCCTTGATCGGAAAGCTCATGGCAGGCGACCTTGTGGGTGCGACTCCGAGCGATACCGCGCTGGGCACGATGAGCAACTTGCTCAGTATGGCCACGCAGCTGCAGCTTGGAAACAAACCGGTGAAAGAGGTTTTGGCGAAGTAG
- a CDS encoding DUF58 domain-containing protein has translation MDSASRTSAPLLTPELMSKLERMELVSRKIFRGRMKGERRSKRKGQSVEFADFRNYSSGDDLRFIDWNLYARLDRLYLKLFLEEEDLHFYAILDDSLSMGFGDPSKLHVGKQIAASLGYIGLCRGDRVSVSGFASAGTPVVLRGKSNSHRLMGALEAIECGSGGVEMQDAIKRFCLRNSGKGIAVVISDLMSKAGYESALRMLVARGMDVFMVHILSPEELEPKLVGDLKLVDCEDGDVRELSISTPILQRYQQTLNAFVDQAKTFCNRLSITYVPARSDRAADQLVNEYLRARGLVR, from the coding sequence ATGGACTCCGCTTCACGCACCAGCGCACCGCTGCTCACGCCCGAATTGATGAGCAAATTGGAGCGGATGGAGTTGGTCAGTCGTAAGATCTTTCGCGGGAGAATGAAGGGGGAACGGCGGAGCAAGCGGAAAGGGCAAAGTGTCGAGTTCGCCGATTTCAGGAACTACTCCTCGGGGGATGACCTCCGGTTCATCGATTGGAATCTTTACGCTCGCTTGGATAGGCTCTATCTCAAGCTCTTTTTGGAAGAGGAGGATTTGCACTTCTATGCAATCCTCGACGATTCACTTTCGATGGGTTTTGGGGATCCTAGCAAGTTGCATGTGGGGAAACAGATCGCCGCGAGTCTAGGTTACATCGGACTTTGCAGAGGCGATCGAGTTTCGGTCTCGGGGTTCGCATCGGCTGGAACACCTGTTGTTCTCCGCGGGAAATCGAACTCGCATCGACTGATGGGGGCATTGGAAGCCATCGAGTGCGGATCAGGTGGAGTGGAAATGCAGGACGCCATCAAGCGTTTTTGTTTGCGGAATTCCGGCAAAGGGATCGCGGTTGTGATATCGGATCTCATGAGCAAGGCCGGTTACGAGTCAGCCCTTCGAATGTTGGTAGCACGCGGGATGGATGTCTTTATGGTCCATATTCTCAGCCCTGAAGAACTGGAACCGAAACTGGTGGGAGACTTGAAGCTCGTCGATTGCGAGGATGGCGATGTGCGCGAGCTGTCGATATCGACCCCCATCCTTCAGCGATACCAACAAACCTTGAACGCGTTCGTCGATCAAGCCAAGACATTCTGCAATCGTCTGTCGATCACCTATGTTCCGGCCAGAAGCGATCGAGCCGCCGATCAGCTAGTCAATGAGTATTTGAGAGCCAGGGGGCTTGTTCGATGA
- a CDS encoding sulfatase, translating to MKCLLACAVLIAIGFAKLSFPSAVHAFAPPNVVLIVADDMGYADLGVQGAKGFETPALDKLAKEGTRFTDFYVAQAVCTASRTALMTGCYPNRLGMHGAYNHTSRDGIAAEEWLLPEMLRDRGYATAGMGKWHLGTRLKFHPFRHGFDEWFGIPYSNDNTKYHPTLAAEMPPLPLYDGEEIVELDPDQSLFTKRFTERAIEFIERNKTRPFFLYLPHVMPHVPIFASEQFRGKSQLGLYGDVMEELDWSVGEILGTLDRLDLDENTLVIFISDNGPFLSYGEHAGSAAPHREGKLTTFEGGVRVPCLMRWKGTIPAQRVCAEPFMGIDLLPTLTEIVGGKPAQLPIDGRSAKGLILAEPDVQAPHEALYFYSGTALQAIRSGRWKLHFAHPYITPAGEPGRAGKPSNFGKLAPASIVQSGVEGIATRHGYRIEHLELSLYDLSKDPGEQQNVASAHPDVVKRLSEYARAAKQELGDSLTQSKGTGLRPPGLDSP from the coding sequence ATGAAATGCTTGCTTGCCTGCGCGGTCTTGATCGCCATAGGATTCGCGAAACTTTCGTTCCCTTCCGCGGTTCATGCTTTTGCCCCTCCCAATGTGGTCTTGATCGTCGCGGATGATATGGGCTACGCCGATCTGGGCGTTCAAGGCGCCAAGGGGTTCGAAACCCCTGCTCTGGATAAGCTAGCCAAGGAAGGAACTCGATTTACGGACTTTTATGTCGCCCAAGCAGTCTGCACGGCATCGCGGACGGCACTGATGACGGGCTGCTACCCAAATCGGCTCGGTATGCACGGTGCATACAACCATACCAGTCGCGATGGGATCGCCGCCGAAGAATGGCTGCTGCCAGAGATGTTGCGTGATCGAGGATACGCGACTGCAGGTATGGGGAAATGGCATCTTGGAACTCGCTTGAAATTCCATCCATTCCGCCATGGCTTCGACGAATGGTTCGGCATTCCCTACTCGAACGACAACACGAAATATCATCCGACACTCGCTGCGGAAATGCCTCCTCTGCCTCTGTATGATGGTGAAGAGATCGTCGAACTCGATCCCGATCAATCTCTCTTTACAAAGCGATTCACCGAACGTGCGATCGAATTCATCGAACGGAACAAGACTCGCCCGTTCTTCCTTTACCTACCGCATGTGATGCCTCATGTTCCCATCTTTGCCTCCGAACAATTTCGAGGGAAAAGCCAGTTGGGACTTTATGGCGATGTGATGGAAGAATTGGATTGGTCGGTCGGCGAGATCCTCGGAACGCTTGATCGATTGGACTTGGACGAGAACACACTCGTCATTTTCATCTCGGACAACGGACCTTTTCTCTCTTATGGTGAGCACGCAGGTTCTGCGGCGCCACATCGGGAGGGGAAGCTGACGACGTTCGAAGGTGGCGTGCGTGTTCCTTGCCTGATGCGATGGAAGGGAACGATCCCAGCCCAACGCGTCTGCGCGGAACCTTTTATGGGGATCGACTTGCTACCGACCTTGACGGAGATCGTGGGTGGAAAGCCCGCTCAGCTACCGATCGACGGTCGATCCGCCAAAGGACTGATCCTTGCTGAACCCGATGTGCAGGCACCCCATGAAGCTCTCTACTTCTATTCGGGTACTGCATTGCAAGCGATCCGGAGCGGCCGCTGGAAATTGCACTTCGCACACCCATATATCACGCCAGCAGGAGAGCCGGGGCGGGCGGGAAAGCCATCGAATTTCGGGAAGCTCGCCCCTGCTTCCATTGTGCAGTCGGGTGTCGAAGGAATCGCAACACGGCATGGATATCGAATCGAACATCTCGAGCTCTCCCTCTATGACCTTAGCAAGGATCCAGGAGAACAGCAAAACGTCGCTTCGGCGCATCCTGATGTTGTGAAGAGGTTGTCCGAGTATGCACGCGCAGCAAAACAAGAGCTTGGAGATTCTCTCACGCAGTCCAAGGGGACGGGACTCCGCCCGCCCGGGCTAGACAGCCCCTAG